The Calliopsis andreniformis isolate RMS-2024a unplaced genomic scaffold, iyCalAndr_principal scaffold0203, whole genome shotgun sequence sequence atgaattgggatggttgcgagtaatcgcggaaaactttgtaatgagacggcgtgtcaagaatttggaatgagaacctttcgcgtttggttttggaattcgcacaaaaaactgtatacagcgcgcgacacgacgcgacgcgcgagcgacgataccacgcgacgaaaacgccgagcgtttcccgcgaaagtgtgaaaaacttgtgtaaattattacaacaaatttaataattattgaccgtcgttaattgtaaggagtaatagaggatgttgttcatgtgtagcattgcgcaaaatattgagcaacctgtgaattgtgaagaaaaccggaaatagagcacacgcgatatatcgaaatgcgagttgacaaatcgcgcgacggctcccgcacgctgcctcacctgattcgtcaggacctctcacggatacggcagaagatcactgtattggtgatcctcgaaggatcctgcctatcctgatttccgtgatcgatcactcttcgtcgacaagtcgcgaggtgcgtgacgggagaccgtgggtttaattatattctatttctttctttccgtctatcttttttgttcttttctcaattattaattgtttcgagcgtagattcacgggagtgaatggactcaatcgcccacgtaaaattcggcaactcgttcagaaaaccatagttcgatataaaattcaattctctaaccattccgcgtgtgctctctttttctttacagtattatcatcattcatagctacattgtatcgtactgcatcttacaaccgaactggcacaccttaaggatttgacttggcttattattggatttgttatttggaaaaggattgattacgttgatttcttcaactgcgtgagtcttttgaatattgtctgattttgatatatatatatataattgtctggaattgtttcatattctttgtgtattgattatatatattaatttctcattgctgtacatgaattatcgccttttgtttcgccacgtggtttgagggacatcgatatcgccagtcgatatcgtggatttaccttggtgtccttacggccaccttggcgcgggatagtccacgtgcacagcacggtttaatatctcggttgcgatcacatatgtgaatatttccttttctttcttttatacgatgcgtgcatttattaacgtcatataattgtaattaatatcttattatattatataatacttattataattattttacggttgtgtgctcattcaccgtggtgcatttcaattctttcctcttcaattttctttgtttatgcatacgattatctattgttaatcttgttgttaattcaacaacaacttgttacaatctcagagactataatatatttattttttttttccttttgtcttcatatatactttgtgctgattacttcacctttccaaatgcagtattagcataagcctccacctctcgggaaaatcgatcacgcatagcggggcccgtatgggactagatggtttcctaacccatttacctttatcctccttggatatttcattaatagaagtttagatatactcgcgcatcgtggccgagcttccttttcacagccgctctgttatcgcgaccacactaccatttcgcactgtctcggcacatttaatttacagacagagtagtggctcggactagacgttagaacgcatagaagtatatttttctctataaaaatacctcccatgactgacctgtggggtgattgtttatgtgacggacggagttacgaattctgttcgtaagagaagcgatacgaacgaacggagttacggactgcgcccgtaacaatggttataccattcataattggaggttttgggaactgattagttcccttaatgattggagctccagatatggcatttccacgaataaacaatataagattttgattactacctccttcaatttttttattattaataagaaattatttaaattcaggatcaggcacaggatgaacaatttaccctccattatcatcatttatataccacccatcatcatctaccgatctaacaattttttcccttcatatcgccggagtatcatcaatcataggggctattaattttttagtgacaattttcaatataataaattattcgttacaatatgatcaaatacctttattcccatgatcagttgtaattacagcaattttacttttactatcactacctgttcttgctggagcaattacaatacttttatcagatcgaaatttaaattcttctttttttgaccctataggagggggtgacccaattttataccaacacttattttgattctttggacatccagaagtttatattctaattctttcaggatttggactagtctcacatattattttaaatgaaagaggtaaaaaagaagcatttggaaacataggaatagtatacgcaatactaggaattggttttctaggatttattgtatgagcacaccacatatttactgttggaatagatgtagatactcgcgcttatttcacatcagcaactataactattgccattcccactggcattaaagtttttagatgacgagcaacattccatggatcaaaagtttacgcaaatccaacaactttatgatctatgggatttatttttttgtttacaataggaggattaacaggaatgatattatcaaattcatctattgatattttacttcatgatacatactatgttataggacattttcattatgtactttcaataggagcagtatttagaattattgcaagattaattCACTGATATCCATTAATTACTggattaacactaaacaaaaaatttcttaaaattcaattttattttatatttattggagtaaatataacattcttccctcaacattttttaggattaataggaataccacgacgatattcagattaccctgccgcatattactgttgaaattttttatcttcactaggatcattaatttcaaataatagaataataatatttatttttattatattagaaagatttatagtaaaacgattaattttatttaaatactttcaaaattcacttgaatgattacaaaattatcccccatttgaacactcatttaatgaaattcctttgatttttaaaaaagaaaataaaagaaagaaaatttaattttaagcttataaaatttataaattaaaaattaaatttaatatggcagattagtgcgatgaatttaagcttcatatataaagatatatttcttttattaaaaattgctacatgaaatatattttcacttcaagatcctaactatccttttgctgataatttagttgtattttctaatattactatatataatattatcaataactattttgataacattatttataataataaatatcattttaagaaaatttaggaaTCGATTTTATAtattgttgatgaaatatggacattctcatattttacaattaaagctattggtcatcaataatattgaagatatgaatatccagaattttatttaaattatgattcttttataatcaatgattattcaaatttaagattatttcaactattagatgtggataatcgaattattattccatttaaaaccccaattcgtttaattacaacatctgttgatgtaattcactcatgaacaattccatccttaggaataaaaatagatgcaactccaggacgacttaagggggcagactccttcggggcctactccgaatcgatcgaagcgctgttgcgaaaaaacgggcattagggaaaacataatttatacatgcgacatttgataatgtggcatttagcgttatcctgttgaattacaaatgagaattgcgaaggtataattgccaaatcgcatcgtaggaaagttctgtcacgctgttgccacatcaattacaattttatgcatcagtaaatctctactgaatacgccttgagccgatattttgcttcatacggaatatagaaaaggacggtgcgagcgagaaagaaagagtatcacgaatgaaacaatacatatgtgcccaaaattatgaaagtagtctaagaaacaacattttcgtatgagattcacacaaaatttcacatttataataaatgtttattaatcaagactaattataatgttacgtaatatagaaatattttctaatttattcaaatgtaatcctttcaatatcacaagataagaaatatacaatttagaccactttcataattatgggcatatatatatactaatatgtgaaatcctaaaactaatatatatagaataaataattcattaaattcatgctattcattcattcattcattcctactttttaagaaataaacaaacgacattattttaatttttctttatttaaaaataaaaatgttatgagtggtataattgtaatctgtgaaaaggtatacaaaaattagaattatttaaactaagaattgaaaacaaaaaaaattaaaagctaccatAGATTCGAACGaggcacctacagattatgagggaatgcctaattctcactcaactaagatactttcgtgtaaaattagtggattaaactataacttctggaacaattccaattgtttgttgatagtaaataataactattgaagaataatgatttgtaaatcacttttacttgctacattttcatcgatgcaagggtcactcacactgaacctctcctactgtttgcaacgagtgcaagacgttgcgagtattcattagcaatgttataatttatacatttagtaaacaataaacaacatgtatcataatataatgacaaaaacgttataggggtatatatttttcgtaaaaccacacgtttcagggcccaatttcgcacaaaatgcagtttaactaaGAATGCTACTATTTTGttcataacgtaaaaattcaaaattctattttagccgtattttgtgttttggttcatagtatttgcatacaaatttacaaaacgatcgatcagcatgttgtcagtgaacacaacgacaatatactattttttaatatattttttaaataaattgatatttttgaaaactatttacataggtggattcgtcattcaaaaatacacaatcgccccatttatatcattttgctatccgcactagttttggagatattaaacgaaatatgttttccacccccaactttgggggtggttttcacaccctttagatgaattagaagcaatacaaaaaatacgtgtcgaatattttcggctattctacaatcctacaaagtttcatcaaaatcggagactttcacctcgggatgttcccttattagtaagaatcaaaatctcgactggagttggattcgttctagttttcctgatgggcagaattgtaatatgtacatacatatatgtggcaacagtgtgacgaaactttcaatacgttttggcaactaagcctttcttgcgtctgtattcgtgtattcgatgaatacgccattcagctgtcaaattctagattacatttaccgactgatctgtatttttatcgatgctaatggcaatatgaccaaattgattgagatataccattaacgcttctaacggcaaatcgttgaactatttttgtgtcaaaacgggtgcacaacgaaaattacgctttacgccttcaagaagtgttaaattgaggaaaatcgcatttccacgatattgtgctaattcaaggaagggtgctctggtgtgctatgagctatgaaccattaaatcgtgagatatttgcgaaaatgacacttcggcagccatcttgctagtttacaacagcgtctgtttcatgcttacagtttgtaattttacagttttctccacgtatagtgtttattggagtataaacggaccagagcaccttgtagtgaagtctactcgtgggttctgtacccgcgaaaaattcatttatgcaagaatcgagacgtaaagcgtaatttgcgaaaccggtTGTCTCTCTcactcatcgcgtatacgtgtatgactttctttgcttgtgtgagcgcacgcacacagctcaaaacacaaggagtctgcccccttaatcaaataatattatttacataccgaccaggattattttttggccaatgttcagaaatttgtggaacaaatcatagatttatacctatcgtagtagaatcaacatcaataaatgattttggaaattgattacttagaataataactttataaaatcctaagataaaaaattagttaaacatataacattaaattgtcaatttaaaattattaattttttaatattttttatttatattttatttaacaataataatttaatcattagatgtctgaaatgaaagaattggtctcttaaaccatattacagtataaattcgatatacttctaatggccaatatttaaatatttttttataccacagataaaaccaatattatgatcaattcttctatttttcacgttaagaattatttacattataatcattaatcttcattatttatttattaatttttctccatataaaaataaaaagaaaatattaaaaaataaggataaaaatttatgaaagtgaatatgataaacctattatcaattttcgacccatctacatatattgtacttataataaattgaattagtttattactaccattaataatgataccaataatatattgatttattccctctcgtttaaatatattatgaattaagcttataataataatttacaatgaatttaaattactaattagttacaaatatatatttaatataattattttcttaagaatactaataataattatactttataatttaataggattaataccatatattttcactcctacaagtcacttatcaattaatttatcattaacaatatcaatatgattaacatatatattttacggttgaactataaattgagaaaaaatattaattcatttagtaccactaaatacacctttaatattaataaattttatagtattaattgaaacaattagaaacattattcgtccatgaacattatcaattcgactaacagctaatatattagcaggtcatttacttttaactttactaggataatcaatagaaagttcctgattaattattattccatttataatcattattcaaaatatattatttattctagaaatctcagttttatttattcaatcgtatgtaatttccattcttagacttctatactttaatgaatctagtcattaaaatcattaaattaaaaaaaaattgtttatcttaaataaacactaaaacaaatgaaaaatcatccatttcatctagtaacacccaggccttgaccaataatattatctattaatttaataaacttattaataagagctattacaatttttcaatttaaaattaattgaattctatttatatcattaattactatattatttacatagaacaatgatgacgagatgcaATTCGTggaagaacatttcaaggaatgcactcatatatagtattagatttaataaaattaggaataattttatttattatttcagaattattttttttcagTTCCTTTTTTTGGGCATATCTACATTCAGCAATCTCCCCGTCAATTGAAATTGGGATAACCTGACCTCCTAAAGACATTATTCCCTTCGATCCATACGATATTCCCctattaaatacaatcattTTAATTTCATCAGGATTTTCAGTTACATGAAGACATCATGCTTTATTAGAAAGTGATATTATTAATTCATCCACTAGATTAATATATACAGTATTGTTAGGAATCTATTTTTCAGTTATACAATTAATTGAATACTACCAAACTTCATTTACTTATAACGACAGAGTTTAcaaatgtattttttatatatctACAGGATTCCATGGAACTCATGTAAATATAGGAATTATTTTTCTAATATCATGTCTTCTACGAATACACAAAGACCATTTCTCAAAAACCCATCATTTTCATTTTGAAGCAGCTTCATGATACTGACATTTTGttgatattatttgattaattcTTTATTAACTAACTTActgattaatatatttataatttaaatttaatttaaatttcaatatatatagtataattaaatacaattaacttccaattaataaatttaagaaAACATAATATATATAAGTTTAAATTTACTTTATTTATCAACTCTGACATCTTTATtgccaataattattattatcattaattttatattatcaaaacaaaaaaaaaagaatcgagAAAAAAATACACCTTTTGAATGTGGATTTGGTCCACTATCAAATGCACGAATGCCATTTTCTAATCAATTCTTTATAGTTacccttttatttttaatttttgatgtagaaattataatagttatcccagttactttaataataaattattcttatttaattataataagaataatttttatttttgtcctAATTATATTAATTCTAGGACTGTGAATAGAATGATCTTTCAATTATTTAGattgaattaa is a genomic window containing:
- the LOC143187742 gene encoding LOW QUALITY PROTEIN: cytochrome c oxidase subunit 3-like (The sequence of the model RefSeq protein was modified relative to this genomic sequence to represent the inferred CDS: substituted 4 bases at 4 genomic stop codons), with the protein product MREYAIRGRTFQGMHSYIVLDLIKLGIILFIISELFFFSSFFWAYLHSAISPSIEIGITXPPKDIIPFDPYDIPLLNTIILISSGFSVTXRHHALLESDIINSSTRLIYTVLLGIYFSVIQLIEYYQTSFTYNDRVYKCIFYISTGFHGTHVNIGIIFLISCLLRIHKDHFSKTHHFHFEAASXYXHFVDII